A window of Syngnathus typhle isolate RoL2023-S1 ecotype Sweden unplaced genomic scaffold, RoL_Styp_1.0 HiC_scaffold_117, whole genome shotgun sequence genomic DNA:
acgtgGACTCAACGCTtttagagccccccccccccttaaaaggtgaaaaatggtagcgtccactttaagtagagacagaaaaagacgtccctgtaaaatcacgcgatacgtgacgatacgattgagtggcgatatttcagtatatttaaaatatgatcatgatagtaataaaatagccttacagtaatggtaataactataatcgccacggtttatgaggtttccgatttgttttcaaagtatttcaatgcaacgtgatcagtacaatcgcgaagataaaataatggacactatatcaacttatagaatgtacatacaagacaacgTACATACGagacaacataacaataaactatgatcacaagacaatatattaataaactttcaataattgtctcatttccccaaaaacaacccacttcccccctgatgcatgcattggctgatgaataatgataacatcacattaaaatatttagtgagtagtgtgaaagtaatgaatgaacatgcagagttaaaatcaaaaataagtatttaattacagtttcatatcaacacagaaaagacctattttctattaaagaaagaattaaataaatgtcaattatgaataatgtcattcaaaacaggttattttatacgacaaatcacaacataagttgtcaacatacactttacacttttccttctaaacaagaaggaaaaaaaacagttgcatggtgctttttggaaccaaaatacagtatgatattagttgttttgggcagaatggaatatataatgcgtgaaatcttataaataataaaaaaaatagataaaatgtttaactgactcaataaatactgaacatacaaaatgacaaacaagaaggtatacattggactggacttgtatgtgatgaaatgaacatgcacatattggaaacacaaaacttaataaacaaaatttaaggcaaagaaatatagaaaggccgataaataaataaataaataaatgaataaatgaataaataaatgaatgaatgagaacagaaaacagactatactatgaggcctcgcagagggacagcttccgacagttaaaggctaaggtgttctctgtctgcatgactggatgcatgtagaaccacaggcaagacccaggaacatactagaggaacatgaaagaggtgttgaggagaaggggtaaaattaaagagtgcttcctgacaattttccttgttggctactcacagatgaagcaggagaagtcatgtgtgtttgggagtttgtgttccatgatgcaggcctcccttgtacaagtcttcttgaaatgcgtggctctcgctgtgctacaacataatatcataatcaattcatgttgaggagaagcggtaaaattaaaaagtggttcctgacaaatttcctctttgcctactcacagaagaatcaggagaagtcatgtgtgtttgggagtttgtgttccatgatgcaggcctcccttgtacaagtcttcttgaaatgcgtggctctcgctgtgctgcaacataatatgttaatcaattcatgttgaggagaagcggtaaaattaaagagcgcttcctgacaaattaccttcttggctactcacagaagaagcaggagaagtcgtgtgtttgggagtttgtgttccatgatgcaggcctcccttgtacaggtgttcttgaaactgttgccctctgtgacgacaaGAAAGCCTGTAAAGTAGTTCTGTTTGGTCTGTTAGGTAGGTTCTGATCAAGGTTGATTCCCAGAGTGGCCGAGCTCCCGTTAAACTCTGCTAAATTCGATGCTGTGCAGGGATGTTCCAGCAGGGGCACATGAGGAGGTGTTGCATGGTCTGTggttcagtgccacagtcacactcgctgttccgatcctccagatgtccccatttggcgagagtgacttttgcacgtccaacaccagatcttagtctatttaggcatttccacgttgcatacatagttggtgtctgctcctggggtcattgcctcgcttgctttaagctccattgtagtttctggtggaagattgtcaagtctttcttcccaccgagtgactctttcactgcctgtgttcggcgttctgaggggtgggacagttttcagaaaacttttcctggacttaaggcggcatttggctggtacatggccgaagagaggatgtctttggtgagtggactgtggatgagctgctttcgccacataagataaactgttaaaatacagaagagtgaaatagcaccatttagtgtcttttgaaagaaagataaaacatgtctaatgatgagaaacttacctcgtctgttttctgttctcgcctcacgattatgacgtaaaaaaaatttaatacataaaaaaatgaagtaatgtgaaaaacaattaaaaataaaaaaagtttgaaaggcCTTTCTagaactcatctttaaaatgtgattgtaaaatcagaaataaaaacatgtaaaacgttaaaaagtctccccttaactcgtctaagatagtttaaaaaatgtaaaagtttcaaaagttaaaaatttagaaagtgaaacatttcaagttaaaactttaaaaagtaaaaaatgttacaagagttaaaaatgtagaaagtgaaacattttaagttaaaagtttaaaaagttaaaaatgttacaagttaaaaagttaaatcaacttgagttaagggaagactatttgaaagctaattaaaaagtctaaaaagtttaaaattttaaaaagttacatcgagttaagggaaggcttttcaAAAGGcttggccttcccttaactgaaTTTGAGTCCACACCAACCCCCATTCCATCTCAACATACAGGCCCATCCTCAACTTACCACCACAGACATGAGTTCAGCTACATCAACTGTCCTTGTCTTTACATGTATGAGCACCTTTACTCATGATACTTTTTAATCACAGTTTCATGTAAGGCTTTACTCAcggtttgtttccatttatcactcttctatgatttgcctgggatcatttaaaaatgataaaagtgaatccaagttaaaaaggccactcctctccgtctccccttcactcactctgaagcatgcTTCTCGTGTGAAGCAAACCTTTGCCATCGATAACTATTTTCCAATTcgatgttttctccatttgtaatGCCAGGCAGGCAACAGGTTTATTGCTAGCATCACGCAGAAACCTCAGTGTCCAAAATAGGGGTGGATTTCATTATGTTTGCCACCAATTTATGTGATCAGTATAAAGCTGCTTTTCCAGCTATCGCTATCCACATGGGTTGgtagttattttctatgtggaaaTTGTGAGGCTAATGGCAACATTACGTTTACACTTACGCCATTCGACGTCTGTCCTCGTTGTTCCAACTAGTGAAAAACATGATTTAgatttgacttacctttcactggtaaaaacacagaaaacaggattgtgatagctgttgtatgttcgcacgaaacctgaataaagagcacagaggccgagagaaagaaaaagaggtcaagtaatgagcacttccactccggatcccatctctcctcaagtcaacaaatcacccaccgcatcccaccactattattatacacttacgacaccaTTCACGTTTCGATTTCCATccttgttgttttagaaaatgctgaaccgcatgatttagctgtgacttacctttcactggtcaaaacacagaaaacaggattgtgatagctgtagtacgtttgcaggacacctgaatgaagggcacactgaggtcgagagacaaaaatgaggtcaagcaatgtgtttttgtcagtggtagcagtggctatgagttgcgtgtagcctttcgagcggaacaaatcaagaatgggcttgaatgaggcagatagcatatcttcattaaaatctccacataccaagatctgatgatgctccattacttcaaggtaccgcaagagatttcccaagcttggcagaaaagtgcgcagactgttgcctggaggcctgtaaacggcagcaatcaacacattgaggggatcttcaagtttcaccacaacaaattcaatgtcggtcacaccctgaacgtatttcttttcctgggccgcgatgtgacttttgacacaaatacctacgccgccaccacgttttgtcgccaagtcaggacagtttgtgtaagaatcacttcggttcctgcaaaacatcgtgtagccttccaagcaagcacgtccatcggccactgatccttggaggtgtgtctctgtgaagcacaaaacatcagcgaaaagcagttcgtgatgagacacgatatcttgcacgtgacaagacagcccttcggtgttatgatggacgacaaccaggtgatttgcccgatctaccgacggcatcacgtgaaggaggggcatgacgctctccaaagaatcctctgccatctcagcaagagcagcagtgatttgtggatttgcatgaagccttctctcatccatatgcagaatatgcagaccactgagcgaagtcactctactcagagctacgtaccccatgccgtgttcgaaaacacctttcagcgaaactgcagcctgtgacgttgtcatgccttgtaccttgtggatcgtgcaggcaaaagcaagcttgatgggaaactgtcggcgcgtcactccagccttgttcagcttctcctccagtctgtcaatgtacacggggttagcagcacgcgcattgttactcacatgatcgagttccaacccaagtttctggacacgggcttcatttggatagttcaccaatttgacaacttttgcaaacatcccgttgcacagacctgattgaacatcaacgttccgtgtgatcataacacgagcacccagggcaactttgatggagtccgggagctcattcttagcgccttgcacaggggaagcttgccttgccattctgccagttcctttgtctttcttgtagtcatccgcgtcaatctgcacaatgtccttatgaagcagttccagcatcgcagagttatggccatccacctgtttattggtggcaaaaacatgcagaatatgctttggacacatttctggggaagtgtacctcgtggcaaggagagctctgtccatttccgacagttcatctgacttttctttgacgcggagtcggttcagcagttcggcaaaggcgacatcgtctttctgcctcatgatggcggtgagcgtgatctttttgaagtcgtcacgccagtggtccagccgcgtaggatcgtacacgcacagaggtttggactgtctcacgggagggagctgaaagaaatctccaacagcaagaacagacatgccaccgaaaggtaaattaattcctttgatttgtttcaacctggcattcacgtaggcgaagaggtctttcgacaccatggaaatctcatcgatgatgagtatttcggcgatggacagctcggctcggacttcgtccagtttattgcccagcccgtggtacgggggtttgagacttctcggcagtttgagtagacaatgcaacgttgccccggaaatgttgaacgccgccgtgccagtgaaagctgcgagaacaaccgtttgcttggaaatgtcggcctcctcagccagtcgtggtagtctctgcagtattttggtagcgtcagcgtggatacacttgatgagatgagatttgccggtcccggcgccaccgttgatgtggtagaagaactgctcaatgggctttgagctacacacacgttttatgcaccaatctctgaccttgtagaagacggacgcttgcttttggttcaggttacgatacatgtcgcgtaacaccgcgggatcgatggcagcaggctctgtcacgatggacatttgcgttgttttggacctgacgttatagtccgggacattttcctccacgttgtcgttcggttcatctctcgcgttcatttcctcaacgcattcgagtctttgcaactcactctcgggagccaggtggcaccattcgtttatgacgagcccactctcctccacctcttggatggcgttgtcaatgtctcgactgtatttctcatacctttctcggttccttctgacaatttggcacacgcgctccacagagtcgttatacggtaactgtacacaggcgttatcatgaaacaactgataggaaggacagcgttcagattttaattggcaatcagcacgatgaggcaggtacagcttgagcaagcagcagtaatattcctccggattcttttgttcagagtatttgcagtatttgatgacggcatgtttttctgttcttttctggacaaagcccatgtcgttcagcagaggcaaaacattcttacctttggcttgtttgccataaacaattctgcacattgatgcaaaatcagccaagcacatgacttcgaattcctctgtttgaggtctggatttgtatttttccggcaggccagtcatccacacttcatgagattcctgcgttttgccctcaaggagcgagagaggataactcattttcagcgcattgtcactcgtttgtacaaataccaccatgcgggaggactgtttcatatgcaagccgcacgcacgtgcgacgcattcctgagcactcacttctcttttcttggagtacgcttgcataatttgcttcatttcatcgctctcgttgacatttgcgcagcgggagttttcaatgaccgatttcaggtattggctcagaccgtgttcagccttgctgatgtagctgcagatgtatgcgatgcaagagtaggcattcaggatgtattggatgtccaggtttccatcccaggcaagaagcaaatggcggttgtagttgttgacccagcagtctttcggttctcgcttaagcacgacagaactcgacgaggccgtcatgcgcaaacagttcatgtactcgtcaccggtgagcttacatttagccagtagctgaggcaaagtcaggcatgccgtttcaggctcattcagcagatttagcacgggaacaagcttggcattcgacgccaagcgatcgtcattgcgttgatctcgattgtcgtcgtcgacgggcgcaggtctgacaatCATTGTTTCatggcacggttgtttggggaatccaaagcggcaatttgcaccttggtgtttgacgcacgatttggagtgacttttgctgtgcatctgaacctctgtgacctttttgtataattccggttccttctgcgggtccggcagctcagccgagatgtagcgagacacaaaatgacagatggcttcatctgtggcttcctcaaatacaggggcacctcgaacccaaatgaggcaatgaatgtgaggacttcctctgtgttgaaactccagtcggtaaaagtagtcgacgacctcaccaatcggttgcgccggagagaggatcaaatctctgaacagagcttccacacgcttgtcgaacatgcgcatcgtcgtcacaggattgctgcgtaggatctcacacttggtagcccagtcaagttgggcgaaattcacgaCTTCACcctgttgcgctttgatggcggtgatgacctcttcccaacgcatttcggcagcagaaaatgtgcaaaagaacgtgggtgtgcccagctgtcggatcatagcaaaaagatctttggtggttctctcccaataggccggcgtacctctcagcggtgtcatgaatcggacagcatctttgctgcgcaccagtttctcaacttcacgtttgtcctgaagcatggcattgtttatccttcgaccatccctggtaaaaggcttacctttgcgcagctgtattgtcatgctcgacgttgcctggtaaatttcagtcacaaattgggcaaagaacaagtagttggtatctcgagcaaagcgttcgtccacacaacacagacgggttttgaaatatttgcttggtgtgagttttattgctctctcttcatcgagggtgttttgaccagtgggaaactgcactggaaaagccatggcctcaagcttgggagtcttgaaaaagcttactgggttgtttctttctgcaggagcaacacaataaatgccctctgtaaaactcataatttcctccgacacatcattgggttggagacatgattcaagtatcactccaccatttggttgatcaccgtcttccgaattttcttgttgctgtttgttaccgctgttgtcatgttgtgagtcactgttcatcccacacagagcatcactctcAAATCGAtatatctcctccagagcttcctcattgtactcactgtcgctcatttgcgcttcatcggagctgctctcatcgtcagtgagggttgggtcgcaaaggtccgcatcgtcgcgaatagttatgtctctgtactgtggatggacttgttgcagtttcatcagagcgctcattagcttggaccaagtgacggtttgaaaaaactgatggcctttgtagcaaagccgtctcttcagtttcactctcaacatctgtgacttacttcttagtctgggcaagacattgaccgtctcttgtacttcagatggcacgcacaccacatttccacgaatggctcgttgttgacctttgggaagaggtacaattttggcaaatgatatgcatttggaaatgaggtgtctctccagtatgttcaatccacacagttcctttggaatatcagagagtgtgagattgttcgcaacagcaagtgcaggcattttaccatctttgaggtgactaaagcaagtgtgacatatccactccagttttctttcagctggtacgctgcacgaggcgtgacattcatcatcacagatatggacaaattgtcccgtgagacaacttgcaacaacatgtctgtttttcttataaaatctacgttgacaagcgcgtacttggttgggaaacaatgctctgtggcaaacagtgcagacaaatgtggggccattcttaatttgggctttgaatagctcaacagctttcataagcacacagtcatttcgctccctacatagtcggtttatgactttgtattttttcaaaagcgtacttactctgcgcattgttttggtcctcagtgaatcagatttttttttcattatgcgcctcatgatttcctgatgttttaatcggaattcagggttgtttgaaTAACGGCGTGTAATGTaatagcgctgcctgtttcgaaactcaacatcatcacggtaacgttctgtgatgtaagaacgctgtctgttcttaaacccaacatcgtcacggtaacgttctgtgatgtaagcgcgtcgtctcatcgtaaaacactcatctgtcatATAACGATGTGAGAAACGGGAACGGTTTTTCCTGTTAAACTCAGGAtctgtctgacaacgttgtgtaaaataggacttttgtttggcacaaaaaaccttgtcctgttgataacgtgtcctaatataacccaatttcctttgtctcacCTCTGCATTTTGACTGTATTGTTCCTTCTGTTTAGAGTTCTTCATCATTCTCTTCAGTTTCTGTTTTTTACATCTCGCTtcaaatttttcttttaacttttcctgTGCtgttatttgtcgtaggaactttctcCTACGAGCTTTCGTCATTTTTGACAGATTTGGGAGCAG
This region includes:
- the LOC133148572 gene encoding uncharacterized protein LOC133148572, which gives rise to MNARDEPNDNVEENVPDYNVRSKTTQMSIVTEPAAIDPAVLRDMYRNLNQKQASVFYKVRDWCIKRVCSSKPIEQFFYHINGGAGTGKSHLIKCIHADATKILQRLPRLAEEADISKQTVVLAAFTGTAAFNISGATLHCLLKLPRSLKPPYHGLGNKLDEVRAELSIAEILIIDEISMVSKDLFAYVNARLKQIKGINLPFGGMSVLAVGDFFQLPPVRQSKPLCVYDPTRLDHWRDDFKKITLTAIMRQKDDVAFAELLNRLRVKEKSDELSEMDRALLATRWMAITLRCWNCFIRTLCRLTRMTTRKTKELAEWQDWRRS